Sequence from the Qipengyuania gaetbuli genome:
CGAGCCGAAGACCAGCAGCGCATAGGGAACCGGCGGCGGGCCCAGTTCCGCCTCGGCCAGCTCTGCCGCACGGCGGTGGACCGCCTCGCCCAGTGCCGAGGTGAACCGCATCGTGTGTTCGGCATGGAAACCGCCCGCATCCATCCGAGCGAAGCCTTCGGGTATCTGGCGCGCCGCTGCGACCAGCGCCTGCGGGCCGGCGGCCTTCGCCACCAGCATGCCGGTATCGATGGCGCTGTCGCCGAGATAGGCGAGGATGTCTGTCGCGCTGAGGATGGCGACCAGTTCCCCTGCCGAACCCAGCACGGGAATATGGCGGAAGCCGCCAGCCGCCATCAGCGCCATCGCCTCTGCCGCAGTGGCGTGGCGCGGCAAGGTGCGCGGCGCGGCGGTCATGACCTCGCGGATCGGCCTGTCGAAATCGGTCCGCGCGGCGACCACGCGCTTGCGCAAATCCTTGTCGGTGAAGATGCCGACCAGCCGGCCGTCCTCGCAGATCGCCAGCGTGCTCACGTCCCGTTCGCTCATCAGCGTGGCGGCATCGGCAATGCTGAGGCCGGGTTCGCAGGACACCGGCTGCTTGTGGACCAGCAGCTGTTCGATGGTCGCATGCTGGAGCGTGCTCGGTCGCTTCAGGCGCAAGTCGCGCACGGCGCTGCGGATGCGTTCCGTCTCGCTTTCGTTGAAATAGTCGCGCACGGCATCGCATTCGCTGCGCAGCCGGTGGAATTCCTCGCCCGGCAGGCAATAGACCAGCGTGTCTTCCAGCGCCGTGGTGGTGTTGCGCACCTCTCCCCCGCGCAGGAGCGACGGGAAAGCGAAGCTGCCGCCCCGCCCCAGCCGCATGGTCAGCTCCTCCCCCGCGAGGCGCAATTCGACCGAGCCGGAGCGAACGATGAAGAGCTGGTCGTTGTGCGAGCCCGCCTCGAGGATCGTGTCCCCGGCCCGGAAATAGCGCACCGTCACCCGCCGCGCGATCGCGGCGATGCGGTCCGCGTCCAGCCTGTCGAAGGGCGACAAATCGCCTAGGAAGGACCGGATCTCGCTCAGCTCGCTGGCCATGCGCGAAGCCTAGCACCTTTGGTGCCGCTTCGTCGCATCGACTTTAGTCCAAGTGGCACAGGGGCGCGAAGACCCCGGCCGCTCAGCCGTGCTTGGCGATGAAATCCTCGACCACCGGGGCGATCTTCGTGCGCCACCTGCTGCCGTTGAAGATGCCGTAATGCCCGGCGCCCTCGGCCATGTAATAGCGCTTCTTCGACGCCTTGAGATTGGGCGTCAGGTCGAGCGCGGCCTTGGTCTGGCCGAGGCCGGAGATGTCGTCGCGCTCGCCCTCGATGGCCAGCAGCGCGGTCTGGGTGATGTCGCCGAGGTCGATCAGCTTGCCGCGGTGCATGAAGGTGCCGTTGGGGATCGCGTGGTCCTGGAACACCTCTTTCACCGTCTGGAGGTAGAATTCCGCCGTCATGTCGCAGACGCTACGGTATTCGTCGTAGAAGTCCTTGGTCGCCTGCGCGCTCGCCTCGTCGCCCACGGTGAGGTGTTTGAACATCTCGTAGTGGCTCATCATGTGATTGCCGAGGTTCATGCTCATGAAGCCGGCCAGCTGCATGAAGCCGGGGTACACGTCGCGCCCGGCGCCGCGATACTGCATCGGCACGGTGGCGATGACATTGTGGCGGAACCACTCGATCGGGCGTTCCATGGCAAGGTCGTTGACGCTGGTCGGCGAACAGCGCGTGTCGATCGGGCCCCCCATCATGGTCAGCGTCTTCGGCGTGCAGGGGTGCTTGTCGCGGTTCATGATCGCAGTCGCAGCAAAGACGGGGACCGAGGGCTGGCACACGGCCATGGCGTGCGCGCCCGGACCGATATGGTCTAGGAACTCGATGACGTAATCCATGTAGTCGTCGAGGTCGAAATGCCCCTCGTGCAGCGGCACGTTGCGCGCATCGGCCCAGTCGGTAACGTAGACGACGTAGTTTTCGAGCATGCGCTCGACCGTGCCGCGCAGCAGCGTGGCATAGTGTCCGCTCATCGGTGCGACGACCAGTAGGCGCGGAGCGTCTTCGGGCAGGTTTTCGCGGTGGAAGCGCTTCAGATCGCCGAACGGCTTGTTGACCACGGTCGCCTCGACCACCGGCCAGTGCTTGCCGCCCGCCTCGACATTTTCGATGCCCCAGGCCGGCTTGCCATAGGTGGCGGTGGCATGGGCGAAGACTTCCAGCGCGCTCGCAGCGACGGGCCCCATCCCCATGTAGCCGAAGGGCATGGCGGGATTGGACAGCATCTCGGCCCCGATCGAGGCCCAGGCGCTGGCACTCGACAACCAGCTGCGCTGCAATTCATAGGCTTGGTAAAGCATCGGCGTCCCCTGCTGCCCGCGCTGTTGTGTTATCGCTGCGGGCACTCCTTGAAAAAGGGCAGTCTGCCGAGCGATCGGTCGTTGTGCAATGCACAAAACGTGCAAAAGTGCCCGAATTGCGCCTCGCCTGTGGATTTTGCGCCGCAGCGAGCCTAGTTGACCGGCATGGACGAGACGGGTTCGAACGAAAAGAAGCGCCGCAAGCTGTTCCGCCGCGACAAGGACGCGGAACCGCGCAGCCTCAAGCCGCTGCGCATGGTGTTCGAGGAAGCGCGCAAATATCCCGGCCACGTGGCGATGGCGCTGGTGGCGCTGGTCGTGACGGCGGCCGCCACGCTGGCCATTCCGGCCGGCTTCAAGCTGGTGGTCGACCGCGGCTTTGCCGGTGACGGCAGCGATATCGGGCGCTGGTTCCAGTACCTGCTGCTGATCGTCGGCGTGCTCGCCATGGGCACGGCGGCGCGGTTCTATTTCGTCAGCTGGCTGGGCGAACGCGTGGTCGCCGACGTGCGCATGCGGGTGCAGGCCAACCTCCTGCGCCTGGCGCCGGGCTTCTACGAAGAGAACAGCCCCAAGGAAATTTCCAGCCGCATGACCAGCGACACCGCGCTGATCGAGCAGGTCGTGGGCACGACCATATCTGTCGCACTGCGCAATTTCCTCGTTGCGGTGGGCGGCACGATCTATCTCTTCACGCTGGTCCCCAGCCTGACGCTGGGCCTGTTCCTGATCATCCCTGCGATCACCATCCCCATCACCGTCTTCGGACGCCGCCTGCGCACGGTCAGCCGTACCAGCCAGGACCGCGTGGCCGACATCGGCGCGATGGTGACCGAAGTGCTGTCGGCGATGAAGATCGTGCAGGGCTTCAACCAGGAAGCGCGCGAGCACGAACGCTTCGGCGCCGCGGTCGAGCGGACCTTCTCGGTCGCCAAGCGCCGCATCCTCATCCGCGCGGTCCTGACGGCCTGCATCATCCTGTTCATTTTCGGCGGCATCACCATGCTGGTCTGGCGCGGCGCGGAAGCCGCCAATGCCGGCACGATCAGCTACGGCACCATCTTCGCCTTCGTGCTGACGGCCGGCCTCGTCGCCGGGGCCTTCGGTGCCCTGACGGAAGTTTACGGCGATCTCCTTCGCGCCTCGGGCGCAGCCAGCCGCCTGACCGAGCTGCTGGAGGAAAAGCCGACCATCGCCCCGCCTGCGCGGCCTGAGGCCCTGCCCGAGCCGCCGCGCGGAAGCCTGTCGTTCCGCAACGTGACCTTCCGTTATCCGACGCGGCTGGAAACCCCGGCGCTCGCCGATTTCAGCCTCGAGATCGAGCCGGGCGAAACGGTCGCCATTGTCGGCCCTTCGGGCGGCGGCAAGTCGACCATCTTCCAGCTGGCGGAGCGCTTTTACGACCCCCAGGCCGGCAGCGTGCGTATCGACGGCATTCCGCTGACCAGTGCCGACCCGGCCGAAATCCGCCGCCGCATCGCTTTCGTGCCGCAGGAAGGCGTGCTGTTTTCAGCGAGTGCGCGCGACAATCTGCGCTACGGCAATTGGGACGCGTCGGAAGAGGACATCTGGACCGCCGCACGCGCCGCCAATGCCGCCGAATTCCTCGAAAAGCTTCCCCAGGGCCTCGAAACCTATCTGGGCGAGAACGGGACCCAGCTGTCGGGCGGCCAGCGCCAGCGTGTCGCGATTGCGCGTGCGCTGCTGCGCGATGCCCCGATCCTGCTGCTGGACGAGGCGACGAGCGCGCTCGATGCCGAGAGCGAGCGGCTGGTGCAGGATGCGCTCGAACGGTTGATGGAAGACCGCACCACGCTGGTCATCGCCCACCGCCTCGCCACTGTGCGCGCCGCCGACCGCATCGTGGTGATGGAAGAAGGGCGCATCGTCGAGCAGGGTACGCACGACCAGCTGGCATCCGCAGGCGGCCTCTATGCCCGCCTCGCATCCCTGCAGTTCACGCTCGAAAGCGCCTGACGAACCGCCCTTTCAGGTGCGAAAATCGACCAATCCCCTTGCGGGAACGACGAAAGGCGACCGCGCCGCGCGCCTGCTGCTAGCAAGGCTGCGCACGGCCCTACGCGCGCGGGGGAGCACGCGAGGCCGGGAGGAAAGGACAACACACATGACCAGGACTATTCTCGCTGCCGGCGCATCCGCGCTTGCACTGATGATGGCGGTGCCTGCTGCCGCCGAGGAGGCAGAAGCCCCGACCATGGATTTCGGCACCTGGGGTGTCGGCACCGACCTGATCGACAAGACCGTCGATCCGGGCGACGACTTCAACGCCTACGTCAACGGCAAGTGGGTCGCGGAAAACGAAATTCCCGCCGACCGCCAGCGTTATGGCGCCTTCGACATGCTGCGCGAAGGTTCGGTCCGCGACGTGCAGAAGCTGGTCAACGACCTCGTGGCCTCGAACCCGGCTCCGGGCACGCAGGCCCGCCGCATCGTCGATGCCTACAATTCCTTCATGAACGTGGAGGCGATCGATGCGAGCGGCATCGCGCCCGCCCAGCCCTATCTCGACGAGATCGCCGGCGCGCCTGACCTCGAGGCGCTGGTGCGCCTGTTCGGCCAGCCCGAATACCCCTCGCTGGTAAGCGCGGGCGTGACCATCGATGCCCGCAACCCCACCCAGTATGCGGTGGGGCTGAACTTCAACGGCACGGGCCTTCCCGACCGCGACTATTACCTCGTGGATTCGGAAAGCAATCTGAAGATCCGCGCTGCCTACAAGGAACTGCTGGCCACCCTGCTGGGCAAGGCCGGATACGCCGATCCGGCGGCTGCAGCGGAAGCGGTCTACGCCTTCGAGCACAAGGTCGCCGAACTCGAATGGGCCCGCCAGGTCCTGCGCATGCCGACCCTCACCTATAACGAGCTGACCCCGGCCGACGTCTCCGCAATGGCCGGCGACTTCCCGATCGACGCACTGCTCGAATCCGCACAGCTCGGCGGGCAGGAGCGTTACCTCGTGCGCCAGATCCCGCCGACCGCGGAGGAAATCGAGCAGCTCGGCCTGACGAGCGAACAGCTCGCCATGATCGGCGGCGGCCTCCCGGCGATGATGAAGCTGCTGCAGGACACCCCGCTCGCCACGCTCAAGGCCTATATGGCCAAGAGCTTCCTGTCCTCGAGCGCCTCGGTCCTCTCGACCGAACTCGATGATGCGGTGTTCGACTTCTACGGCCGCACCATCAACGGCCAGGAAAAGCAGCAGGACCGCTGGAAGCGCGCGATCAGCGCGGTCGAGGGTGCGCTGGGCGAACAGCTGGGCAAGCTCTACGTCGAACGCCACTTCCCGCCCGAGAGCAAGGCCGCGATGGACGAGCTCGTCGCAAACCTGTCGCGTTCGATGGGCATGGCGCTCGACAAGAACGACTGGATGACGCCCGACACGATCACCCAGGCGCGCGAAAAGCTGAACGGCTTCGTCCCGATGATCGGCTATCCCGACGAGTTCGAGACCTATGACGGCCTCGAGATCGATCCGGCAGACCCGCTGGGCAACCGCCTCAACACGATCCGCTGGAACGTGGAAGATTCGCGCGCGCGCCTCGGCACCGAAGTCGACCCGAGCGAATGGGGCATGACCCCGCAGACGGTGAATGCCTATTATTCGCCGCTGACCAACCGCATCGTCTTCCCGGCCGCGATCCTGCAGCCGCCCTTCTTCAATGCCAGCGCCGACCCGGCCGTGAACTACGGCGGCATCGGGGCGGTGATCGGTCACGAGATCGGCCACGGCTATGACGATCAGGGCTCGCAGTACGATGCCAAGGGCACGCTCAGGAACTGGTGGCAGGACAACGACCGCAAGGGCTTCGAGCAGTACACCGCCCGCATGGCGGAATTCATCGAGGCCTATTGCCCGGTCGACAGCCCCGAAGGCCCGGTCTGCCTGCGCGGCCGCCAGTCGATGGGCGAAACGCTGGGCGACGTGGTCGGCCTGCAGATGGCCTACCGCGCCTACAAGCTGTCGCTGAACGGAGCCGAAGCGCCGGTGATCGACGGGCTGACCGGCGACCAGCGCTTCTTCCTCGGCTTCGCGCAGATCTGGCGCGGGATGGAGCGCGAGGAATCGCTGCGCAACCGCGTGATGACTGCCAACCACCCGCCGGGCGAATTCCGCCTCAACAACGCCGTGCGCCACATCGATGCGTGGTACGACGCCTTCGACGTGGGTCCGGACGATGCACTCTACCTGCCTCCGGAGCAGCGCATCTCCATCTGGTAAGCGCATTCCGGCGCAGAAATGCATTGGGGCGGAGCAGGTCGCTTGACTTGCTCCGCCCTTTGTCCATGGGGCTGAAGCCATGACCTTCTTCCAAGAACTGCTGATCGCGCTGGTGCAGGGGATCACCGAATTCCTCCCGATTTCGTCGTCGGGGCACCTGATCCTCATTCCCAAGCTGACCGATTTCCCCGACCAGGGGCCGCTGATCGATGTCGCGGTCCATGTCGGTTCGCTGCTCGCGATCATCCTTTACTTCCGCAAGGACGTGATGGGCCTGGCGCGGGGCGGCTTCGCCAGCGTGGGAATCGGCAAGGACGACCCGCAGCGCCGCCTGTTCTGGTTCGTCGCCATCGGCACGATCCCGGCGGTCGCGCTGGGCCTGTTCCTGAAGATGGGCGACTATCTCGAAGGCTTCCGCTCGACCCAGCTCGTGGCGACCAACCTGATCGTCTTCGGTATCCTGCTCGGCATCGCCGACCGCTTCGGGCGCGAGACCAAGGCATACGAGGACATGAGCCTGCGCGATGCGATCCTCGTCGGTCTTGCTCAGGCGATGGCGCTGATCCCCGGCACCAGCCGTTCCGGTGCGACGATGACCGCAGCGCGCGCGCTCGGATATTCGCGCGTCGAATCTGCCCGCTTCTCGTTTCTGCTGGCCATTCCTGCCGTCGCCGGAGCGGGCCTGTTGGCAGCGCTCGACCTGGCCGAGGCGACAGCGCAGATGCAGCAGGATGCGCTGGTGGCCGGAACGCTCACCTTCTTCACAGCGCTCGCGACGATGATCTTCCTCATGAATTTCCTGAAGAAAGCATCGATGATGGTCTTCGTCCTCTACCGCGTTGCGCTGGGCGCGGCCTTGCTGATCTTCCTCTAGGCCCCGCCCCCTTTTTAGCCTTCTTTTCGTCACAATCGCGGAACCATTCGTGGCAATGCGGTTTTACTGGTCACGAAGTAACCGCAAGGACTGACCGATGGGTCTGATCATTCTGGTCGTAACCGGTGCCCTCCTGGGCTGGCTGGGAACGATCGCACTCAAAATCGAAGATGGCCGTGCCATTCTCCGCAACGTGCTTGCCGGCATCGCCGGTTCGCTCGTGGTGGGGATCGCGACCTCTGGCGGCGTGTTCCTCGGAGCGATCCGTGGAAGCACCCTGCTGTGGGCCGTGCTGGGCGCCGTCGTCGCGATCGGGCTCTACAACTTCGTCCGTCAGCGGGCTGTCCGCTGACCGGCGGTCCCTTCCATCAACTGATTACCAGCAGGGGGCCGTCATCCCGGCTGCTCCCGATCTTAAAAGGGGAAGACTGAAATGAAGTTCAACAAAGCTGCCATCGTCGCTTCGGCCGCCGCGCTGAGCCTCGGCCTCGCTGCATGCGACAGCCCGACCGAAGAAGCTGCTGAAGAGCAGGCTGAAGCCATCGAAGACCAGGCCGATGCCATGGAAGACGCCGGCGCGATCACCGACGAACAGGCCGACGCCATGGAAGCTGAAGCCGACAACATCGAAGACGCTGCCGAAGGCGACACCGATGCGCTGACCGAAGGCGCGGAAGAAGCCGTCAACTAAGACGCTTTTCCAATCGGAAAAAACGGAGCGGCCCCGGAGCGATCCGGGGCCGCTTTGCTATACGGGCTTCGCGCCGCTGCCGCGCCCGCCGCGCAGCGTGTATTCCAGCGTGCCTTCGTTCACCACGTAATCGACATCGATCACTGCCGTGTTGGCGTAGGTGAAACCGGGGCCGAGATGGCGGTAGAGCTTGTCGAAATCGCGCTCCACCGTCTGGCGGTAGAGGTCCTCGAAGCTCTCGATCACGAAATAGGTCGGCTGCAGGTCGCTGATCACGTAATCGGTGCGCATGACGCGGTCGACGTTGAGCATGATGCGATTGGGACTTTTCGCCTCGGTCGCGTAGACGAC
This genomic interval carries:
- a CDS encoding DUF294 nucleotidyltransferase-like domain-containing protein, which gives rise to MASELSEIRSFLGDLSPFDRLDADRIAAIARRVTVRYFRAGDTILEAGSHNDQLFIVRSGSVELRLAGEELTMRLGRGGSFAFPSLLRGGEVRNTTTALEDTLVYCLPGEEFHRLRSECDAVRDYFNESETERIRSAVRDLRLKRPSTLQHATIEQLLVHKQPVSCEPGLSIADAATLMSERDVSTLAICEDGRLVGIFTDKDLRKRVVAARTDFDRPIREVMTAAPRTLPRHATAAEAMALMAAGGFRHIPVLGSAGELVAILSATDILAYLGDSAIDTGMLVAKAAGPQALVAAARQIPEGFARMDAGGFHAEHTMRFTSALGEAVHRRAAELAEAELGPPPVPYALLVFGSLARGEQLVGSDQDNGIVMDDRVDESGREYFAALGARISDLLDECGFVYCKGGIMAKNAEQRLTRSEWSERYGRWIANPDEDRILRATICFDMRAVHGDPVMAQALHEDVVDKARGSGLFLSFLARDAQRSKVPLGFFRNLVLEKSEDGQKVFDAKAQAILPVIDIARTFALAEGLAAVGTIERLEALAAAGRMARGDAESLKDAFLLVSELRIAHQAAQVRAGTAPDNAIAPAALSPLERDYLKDAFSVISGGLDSLKRNLAGGIA
- a CDS encoding polyhydroxyalkanoate depolymerase encodes the protein MLYQAYELQRSWLSSASAWASIGAEMLSNPAMPFGYMGMGPVAASALEVFAHATATYGKPAWGIENVEAGGKHWPVVEATVVNKPFGDLKRFHRENLPEDAPRLLVVAPMSGHYATLLRGTVERMLENYVVYVTDWADARNVPLHEGHFDLDDYMDYVIEFLDHIGPGAHAMAVCQPSVPVFAATAIMNRDKHPCTPKTLTMMGGPIDTRCSPTSVNDLAMERPIEWFRHNVIATVPMQYRGAGRDVYPGFMQLAGFMSMNLGNHMMSHYEMFKHLTVGDEASAQATKDFYDEYRSVCDMTAEFYLQTVKEVFQDHAIPNGTFMHRGKLIDLGDITQTALLAIEGERDDISGLGQTKAALDLTPNLKASKKRYYMAEGAGHYGIFNGSRWRTKIAPVVEDFIAKHG
- a CDS encoding ABC transporter transmembrane domain-containing protein, which encodes MDETGSNEKKRRKLFRRDKDAEPRSLKPLRMVFEEARKYPGHVAMALVALVVTAAATLAIPAGFKLVVDRGFAGDGSDIGRWFQYLLLIVGVLAMGTAARFYFVSWLGERVVADVRMRVQANLLRLAPGFYEENSPKEISSRMTSDTALIEQVVGTTISVALRNFLVAVGGTIYLFTLVPSLTLGLFLIIPAITIPITVFGRRLRTVSRTSQDRVADIGAMVTEVLSAMKIVQGFNQEAREHERFGAAVERTFSVAKRRILIRAVLTACIILFIFGGITMLVWRGAEAANAGTISYGTIFAFVLTAGLVAGAFGALTEVYGDLLRASGAASRLTELLEEKPTIAPPARPEALPEPPRGSLSFRNVTFRYPTRLETPALADFSLEIEPGETVAIVGPSGGGKSTIFQLAERFYDPQAGSVRIDGIPLTSADPAEIRRRIAFVPQEGVLFSASARDNLRYGNWDASEEDIWTAARAANAAEFLEKLPQGLETYLGENGTQLSGGQRQRVAIARALLRDAPILLLDEATSALDAESERLVQDALERLMEDRTTLVIAHRLATVRAADRIVVMEEGRIVEQGTHDQLASAGGLYARLASLQFTLESA
- a CDS encoding M13 family metallopeptidase translates to MTRTILAAGASALALMMAVPAAAEEAEAPTMDFGTWGVGTDLIDKTVDPGDDFNAYVNGKWVAENEIPADRQRYGAFDMLREGSVRDVQKLVNDLVASNPAPGTQARRIVDAYNSFMNVEAIDASGIAPAQPYLDEIAGAPDLEALVRLFGQPEYPSLVSAGVTIDARNPTQYAVGLNFNGTGLPDRDYYLVDSESNLKIRAAYKELLATLLGKAGYADPAAAAEAVYAFEHKVAELEWARQVLRMPTLTYNELTPADVSAMAGDFPIDALLESAQLGGQERYLVRQIPPTAEEIEQLGLTSEQLAMIGGGLPAMMKLLQDTPLATLKAYMAKSFLSSSASVLSTELDDAVFDFYGRTINGQEKQQDRWKRAISAVEGALGEQLGKLYVERHFPPESKAAMDELVANLSRSMGMALDKNDWMTPDTITQAREKLNGFVPMIGYPDEFETYDGLEIDPADPLGNRLNTIRWNVEDSRARLGTEVDPSEWGMTPQTVNAYYSPLTNRIVFPAAILQPPFFNASADPAVNYGGIGAVIGHEIGHGYDDQGSQYDAKGTLRNWWQDNDRKGFEQYTARMAEFIEAYCPVDSPEGPVCLRGRQSMGETLGDVVGLQMAYRAYKLSLNGAEAPVIDGLTGDQRFFLGFAQIWRGMEREESLRNRVMTANHPPGEFRLNNAVRHIDAWYDAFDVGPDDALYLPPEQRISIW
- a CDS encoding undecaprenyl-diphosphate phosphatase, with amino-acid sequence MTFFQELLIALVQGITEFLPISSSGHLILIPKLTDFPDQGPLIDVAVHVGSLLAIILYFRKDVMGLARGGFASVGIGKDDPQRRLFWFVAIGTIPAVALGLFLKMGDYLEGFRSTQLVATNLIVFGILLGIADRFGRETKAYEDMSLRDAILVGLAQAMALIPGTSRSGATMTAARALGYSRVESARFSFLLAIPAVAGAGLLAALDLAEATAQMQQDALVAGTLTFFTALATMIFLMNFLKKASMMVFVLYRVALGAALLIFL